The proteins below are encoded in one region of Catharus ustulatus isolate bCatUst1 chromosome 21, bCatUst1.pri.v2, whole genome shotgun sequence:
- the AKNA gene encoding LOW QUALITY PROTEIN: microtubule organization protein AKNA (The sequence of the model RefSeq protein was modified relative to this genomic sequence to represent the inferred CDS: substituted 2 bases at 2 genomic stop codons), translating into MASPAPWLRWTQTQLTRWHGRDEEEEEEEDDFERRMDEDGVIGLGEGARSPPWGLLGLGLQRQPRGAEGRPGSLPAPGLQHGRRGHLRAVGQQPWPCQPVPPAPGLGHGRGHIEGHRQEWSPRRSLPLHLSPDDPSPERVPEPQTGGTGVPAPGTAGSAPSGHPQGAGDPPAPQGHGRSRVPKKAAPAAVPPKPARQSRSLSPRRRTGGKGTRDPSGTGTEATQYGRGRLNHPLPDLSKVEARVKFDQSYRPPRGRVLPARPHGPGHPIGFKSPAEIVREVLLSSGEGVSPQPPSTAGLPQELRSPRQATALVQQLQDDYHKLLTKYAEAENTIDQLRLGARVSLFSDPPQPSRSLAMGTVASGSRVMTFSIPQARTAALGMATAPASPATAAAPGPSERGDSPQPRSPPLPGGCCPTCPGPCCCPGPRLTRALAGQSRRLQAQVESFESWMRAGTPSPSEQLQRMRMLKDAQDALEREYLRCRQQLPEAAGGFDPDRAVEGEIYRLGLRLEGLKERLEPGGRQQPVPQTLLQPVPQPPLQTLLQPPPQPRCPPAPSPPPADHSPHPESPALVEGHRGTAGDTEGVAGGLPWPLWHKQHQVEEDFGDLLEQYEHFKSLPESLSLERLSLAESGSQEEVDAPSTGDGGASRVPSRTRSLEEGPSLQTLPLHRPQRRAATVPPRGPPNLGETRGHPSPAAAXGASSLCQAPLQVPAPPRVPVSLGSSGTGSTATPHGPLKEQRIVSPETDSGFVGSEASRVSPPVHTPEHLPPGPGTPGSLGPSIAIPNTLRAPRKRETAPLPSETAXSTAGGHRGVPAAPQQPLPGQLPPSLGRERGQRGGAGPRRRWHSHGLGGGRQELCQRRWPPLSHGQEPNQPPGIPRNAIPTLLSPDLPSLEPAHCDLLGSRLERDQAIRALQDEVWRLRLRLEESLRRSRSYPEGKAAPRVTQGRTQPLTSGPLSPRDAAPSGDPSPPVRGRGAPGVTAPRRERSASLPRDRQEPDLGLELGPRGSLPHPCPPPQPPSPSRAPPGPGPPPPCGSPLGRTRYEGGTPRATPAPREEPGTSGCPRCHRDRMASAGFGGGDAPRQPQHSTPRRTSCPTCRAPSGPSAPGSRDRATHAERGPGGSCRPGPHAGAEKPEQPGIWYLAATPAATTATVCLAPVPLVPYVPSMLYCSPAVPTSAPALAGVPLGVTAKSRRAERPPRPQGHHSCLSLDLEELEELNWSLSRAVEAAQSVRLTTTRMSRALAAELGRARGPRGSCLF; encoded by the exons GGCGGCCGGGCTCTCTGCCAGCCCCGGGGCTGCAGCACGGAAGGAGGGGACACCTCAGGGCTGTCggacagcagccctggccctgccagcccGTCCCGCCAGCACCGGGGCTGGGGCACGGCCGGGGACACATCGAGGGGCACAGGCAGGAATGGAGCCCGAGACGGAGCCTCCCTCTGCACCTCTCCCCCGATGACCCCAGCCCCGAGCGTGTCCCCGAGCCCCAGacaggtggcacaggggtgCCAGCCCCCGGCACTGCTGGCTCGGCACCCAGCGGGCACCCCCAGGGCGCTGGGGATCCCCCGGCACCCCAAGGGCACGGCAGATCCCGAGTGCCCAAGAAAGCAGCGCCCGCGGCCGTGCCCCCCAAGCCCGCCCGGCAGTCCCGGTCCCTGAGCCCCCGGAGGCGAACGGGTGGCAAGGGGACCAGAGATCCCTCGGGAACGGGCACCGAGGCCACCCAGTACGGCCGAGGGCGCCTCAACCACCCCCTGCCCGACCTCTCCAAGGTGGAGGCGCGGGTGAAGTTCGACCAGAGCTACCGCCCACCCCGGGGCCGGGTgctgcccgcccgcccccacGGCCCCGGCCACCCCATCGGCTTCAAATCCCCGGCCGAAATCGTCCgggaggtgctgctgagcagcgGGGAGGGGGTGTCCCCGCAGCCCCCCAGCACGGCCGGGCTGCCGCAGGAGCTCAGGTCCCCCAGACAAGCCACGGCGctggtgcagcagctccag GACGATTACCACAAGCTGCTGACCAAGTACGCCGAGGCTGAGAACACCATCGACCAGCTGCGCCTGGGCGCCAGG GTGAGCCTGTTCTCCGACCCGCCACAGCCCAGCCGCAGCCTCGCCATGGGCACCGTGGCCAGCGGGAGCCGAGTGATGACCTTCAGCATCCCGCAGGCACGGACTGCGGCTCTGGGCATGGCCACAGCCCCGGCCTCGCCAGCTACAG CTGCAGCCCCCGGACCGTCAGAGCGGGGGGATTCACCCCAACCTCGGTCCCCTCCTCTGCCCGGGGGGTGCTGCCCCACCTGCCCCGGGCCGTGCTGCTGCCCCGGCCCCCGGCTCACCCGGGCACTGGCGGGGCAGAGCCgcaggctgcaggcacag GTGGAATCCTTCGAAAGCTGGATGCGTGCAGGGACTCCCTCACCTTCGGAACAGCTCCAG AGGATGAGGATGCTGAAGGACGCACAGGATGCGCTGGAGCGGGAATACCTGCGGTGCCGGCAGCAGCTCCCGGAGGCTGCAGGGGGGTTTGATCCTGACCG GGCAGTGGAAGGGGAGATTTACCGCCTGGGGCTGCGTCTGGAGGGGCTCAAGGAGCGGCTGGAGCCggggggcaggcagcagcccgTCCCTCAGACCCTCCTTCAGCCCGTCCCTCAGCCTCCCCTGCAGACCCTCCTTCAACcccccccgcagccccgctgccccccagccccgtccccACCGCCGGCCGACCACTCCCCGCACCCCGAG AGCCCTGCGCTGGTGGAGGGTCAtcgggggacagcaggggacactgagggggtggcaggggggcTGCCCTGGCCCCTCTGGCACAAGCAGCACCAAGTGGAGGAGGATTTCggggacctgctggagca GTACGAGCACTTCAAGTCCTTGCCGGAGTCGCTGAGCCTGGAGCGGCTGAGCCTGGCAGAGAGCGGGTCCCAGGAGGAGGTGGAtgcacccagcacaggggacgGTGGCGCCAGCAGGGTCCCCAGCAGGACACGGTCACTCGAGGAGGGGCCCAGCCTCCAGACCTTGCCCCT GCACCGCCCGCAGAGAAGAGCTGCGACGGTTCCCCCCAGAGGACCCCCAAACCTGGGGGAGACACGGGGCCACCCCTCCCCTGCCGCTGCTTGAGGAGCCTCCAGCCTCTGCCAAGCCCCCCTGCAGGTCCCTGCGCCACCACGGGTGCCCGTGTCCCTCGgcagcagtgggacaggcagcactgccacccCGCACGGGCCCCTCAAG gagcagcgCATCGTGTCCCCAGAGACCGACAGCGGCTTCGTGGGCTCGGAGGCCAGCAGGGTGTCCCCCCCCGTGCACACCCCCGAGCACCTTCCCCCCGGCCCGGG GACTCCGGGCTCGCTGGGACCTTCCATCGCCATCCCCAACACCCTCCGTGCCCCACGGAAGAGAGAGACGGCCCCGCTTCCCTCCGAGACAGCCTGATCTACCGccggggggcacaggggggtcCCGGCtgccccccagcagcccctcccagggcagctcccccCCTCGCTGGGCCGAGAGCGCGGGCAGCGAGGGGGGGCCGGACCCCGACGGCGATGGCA ctcacaCGGACTCGGAGGTGGGagacaggagctgtgccagcgCCGGTGGCCACCCCTCAGCCATGGCCAGGAGCCCAACCAGCCCCCTGGCATCCCCCGAAACGCCATCCCCACCCTCCTGTCCCCCGACCTGCCGTCCCTGGAGCCGGCTCACTGTGACCTGCTGGGCTCCCGTCTGGAGCGCGA CCAGGCCATCCGGGCGCTGCAGGACGAGGTGTGGCGGCTGCGGCTGCGGCTGGAGGAGAGCCTGCGCCGCTCCCGCAGCTATCCCGAGGGAAAAGCCGCTCCCCGTGTCACCCAGGGCAGGACGCAGCCACTGACCAGCGGACCATTGTCCCCCCGGGACGCAGCACCCTCGGG ggaCCCGAGCCCCCCGGTGCGGGGCAGGGGGGCCCCCGGGGTCACAGCCCCGCGGAGGGAGAGGTCGGCGTCGCTGCCCCgggacaggcaggagccagACCTCG GTCTGGAGCTCGGTCCCCGCGGATCCCTCCCGCATCCCTGTCCTCCGCCGCAGCCTCCGAGTCCGAGCCGtgccccgccgggccccgggCCCCCCCCGCCCTGCGGAAGCCCCTTGGGAA GGACACGGTACGAGGGGGGCACGCCAAGGGCCACCCCGGCACCCCGAGAAGAGCCGGGCACCTCGGGGTGTCCCCGAtgtcacagggacaggatggcaTCAG CCGGGTTTGGGGGAGGTGATGCCCCccggcagccccagcacagcacccccaggagAACGTCCTGCCCCACCTGCCGGGCACCCTCGGGCCCCTCTGCGCcgggcagcagggacagagccacgCACG CAGAGCGTGGCCCTGGTGGCTCCTGTCGCCCAGGTCCCCACGCTGGAGCCGAGAAGCCGGAGCAGCCTGGAATTTGGTACTTGGCAGCCACCCcggctgccaccactgccaccgtCTGCCTGGCACCCGTCCCCCTCGTGCCTTACGTGCCCTCCATGCT ctACTGCTCCCCAGCAGTTCCtacctcagccccagccctggccgGGGTTCCCCTCGGTGTCACTGCGAAGTCCCGGCGGGCAGAGCGTCCCCCCCGgccccagggccaccacagCTGCCTGAGCCTggacctggaggagctggaggagctgaacTGGTCACTGAGCCGGGCTGTGGAGGCTGCCCAGAGCGTGAGGCTGACCACGACCCGCATGAGCCGGGCACTGGCCGCAGAGCTGGGCCGGGCACGGGGCCCACGGGGCTCCTGCCTCTTCTGA